From the Actinomadura luzonensis genome, the window GGCCGCCGGGGCGCGGCTGGCGGTGACCGATCCCGGGCGCGCGCTGAAGGACCTGTGGGACGGAACGGACCCGGCGCCGCCGCCCGCCCTGTTCCCGCCCGACCCGCCGCCTTACACCCCGTCCCCCCTGGCCCCGGCCCCGTAGCCTGCCGCCCCCGTAACCCCCAGCCCCGCAGCCGATCGTGGAGAGGCCATGGAACGCACGCTCTACCGGTGGTTCGCCGACTCCGCCGCCCGCCACAGCGACCTGGTCGCGCTGGAGACGGGGGACGGCCGGCACACCTACGCCGAGCTGGACGCGCTCTCCCGCCGGCTGGCCGCCGAGCTCGCCGACGCCTGCGGCGGCCCGCCGTCCAGGGTCGGCCTGTACGCGGCCCGCAACCTGCTCGCCTACGCCGGGTACCTGGCCGTCCAGCGGCTCGGCGCGACCGTCGTCCCGCTGAACCCGGCCGCCCCGCCGGCCCGCAACCGGGCGGTGGCGGCGGCGGCCGGGCTGGACCTGGTGCTGGCCGACGCGACGCTCGCCCCGCCGGTGCTGCCCGCCGCGACGCTGGCGGTCCGCCTGGACCGGCTCGGCCCGGGGCCGCGCGGCGTGCCCGACACCGTCGCCGCGAGCCTCGACGCGCCCGCGTACGTGCTGTTCACCAGCGGCTCGACCGGCGTGCCGAAGGGCGTGCCGGTGCGGCACCGCAGCGTGGACGCCTACCTGGCGCACGTCGTGCCCCGCTACGGGCTGGGGCCGGGCTGCCGGCTGTCGCAGACGTTCGACCTGACCTTCGACCTGTCGGTGTTCGACATGTTCGCGGCGTGGGGCAGCGGCGCGACGCTGGTCGTGCCGGGCCCGTACGACCTGCTGAAGCCGGTGGCGTTCGTCGCCAGGGAGCGGCTGACGCACTGGTTCAGCGTGCCGTCGGTGGTGTCGCTGGCGATGCGGCTGCGCCGGCTGGCGCCGGGCTCGATGCCGTCGCTGCGCTGGAGCCTGTTCTGCGGGGAGCCGCTGACGCTGCGGCAGGCCGCGGCGTGGGCCGCCGCCGCGCCGGGCAGCGTGCTGGAGAACCTGTACGGGCCGACGGAGGTCACGATCAGCTGCACCCAGTACCGGCTGCCCGCCGACCGGGAGCGCTGGCCGGTGACGGCCAACGGGACGGTGCCGATCGGGCTGCCGTACCCCGGCGTGGAGCACCTGGTGCTGGACGGCGACGGCCGGCCCGCGGCGGAGGGCGAGCTGTGCCTGCGCGGCGTGCAGCGTTTCCCCGGCTACACCGACCCGGAGGTGAACGCGGGCCGCTTCGCCCGCTCCGACGGCTCCCCCGCCGGCCCGCCGCCGGACGGCGAGGTGCCGCCCGGGCTGTGGTACCGGACCGGCGACCGGGTGGCCTGGCGCGACGGCCTGCTGGTGCACCTCGGCCGGCTGGACCAGCAGGTCAAGATCTCCGGCCACCGGGTGGAGCTGGGCGAGGTCGAGGCGGCGCTGCGCGAGCAGCCGGGCGTGCACGAGGCGGTGGTGCTGGCGGTGCCGGACGCGGACGGCGAGCTGCGGCTGGAGGCGGCCTGCACGGGCGCGGGCCTGGACCCGCCGGCGCTGGTCAGGGGCGTGGCCGCGGTGCTGCCCGGCTACATGGTGCCCCGCTCGGTCACCCTGCTCGACGCCCTGCCGCTGAACGCCAACGGCAAGGTCGACCGCCGCGCCACCGCCGCGGCCCTGCACCCGTAGCGGACAGTGCGACGGCCGCCCCGGTCTCCGGGGCGGCCGCCGGGCGACGCGGTGCGGGCCGGTCTCAGCGCAGCGGCGGCCACACGGTGGCCAGCGTCTGCCAGAGCGACCCGACCGTGGCGAACGTGGACTCGTTCAGCAGGTCGTCGGGCAGCTCGACCCCGTACGCGTCCTCGACGTCCACCAGCAGCCGCACGACCCCCATCGAGTCGAGCCCGAGCGCGCCCAGCTCGTCGTGGGCGGTCAGCTCACCGGAGTCGGCGTACGGCAGATGCGTGCGCAGAATGCTCTGGAAACCGTCGGGTATATCCAGCATGGCGCAGCCCCCATCTCACGATGTCAACCCTTCGGGAAAAGGCTGCCGAAATGGCCGGGCCGCGGTCAATGCCGGCCCCGCTGGCAGGTTGTGCCCCGCCGAACAGGTCAACGCGCGGCCGTTGCCCGATAACCGGGAAACGCCGATTCTCGGGTTATTGGGGTATCACGAATTCCGGCCGAGGTGAATGTGCGATGAAATCCGCGAGCCTGTGCTGGGGGCAGCGCTACATGTGGCTGCGCGTCCACCAGCTCCCGCCGGAGCACCAGCACGAGACGCACGTCGTGCTGCGGTTCCAGGTGCCCGGCGGGCTCACCGTCGCCCAGTGCCGGGCGATCCTCACCCACCTCGCGCGCCGCCACGAGATCCTGCGCACGACCTTCCCCCTCGACCCGGAGCCCGCGCAGCGGGTGGAGCCGCCGGCCGCGCTGCCGGTTACCGTGGCCACCACGGAGCGGGACGGCACGCCCGGCCCTGCCGGGGTGCTCGACGACCTGACCCGCCGCCCGTTCGACCTGGCCGCCGAGTGGCCGGTCCGGGCCTGCCTCATCACCACCGGGGGCCTGCCGCGGCAGTGCGTGCTGGTCTTCAACCACCTGGCCGTGGACGCCTGGACGATCGAGGAGATCAAGCGGGAGCTGCGCACGCAGGCCGCCGGCCTGGCCGCCCGCCGCCCGGCCGCGCTGCCGCCGGTCCGGCACCAGCCGTCCGACCTGGCCCGGCACGAGGCGTCGGCGGAC encodes:
- a CDS encoding amino acid adenylation domain-containing protein; amino-acid sequence: MERTLYRWFADSAARHSDLVALETGDGRHTYAELDALSRRLAAELADACGGPPSRVGLYAARNLLAYAGYLAVQRLGATVVPLNPAAPPARNRAVAAAAGLDLVLADATLAPPVLPAATLAVRLDRLGPGPRGVPDTVAASLDAPAYVLFTSGSTGVPKGVPVRHRSVDAYLAHVVPRYGLGPGCRLSQTFDLTFDLSVFDMFAAWGSGATLVVPGPYDLLKPVAFVARERLTHWFSVPSVVSLAMRLRRLAPGSMPSLRWSLFCGEPLTLRQAAAWAAAAPGSVLENLYGPTEVTISCTQYRLPADRERWPVTANGTVPIGLPYPGVEHLVLDGDGRPAAEGELCLRGVQRFPGYTDPEVNAGRFARSDGSPAGPPPDGEVPPGLWYRTGDRVAWRDGLLVHLGRLDQQVKISGHRVELGEVEAALREQPGVHEAVVLAVPDADGELRLEAACTGAGLDPPALVRGVAAVLPGYMVPRSVTLLDALPLNANGKVDRRATAAALHP
- a CDS encoding phosphopantetheine-binding protein, with amino-acid sequence MLDIPDGFQSILRTHLPYADSGELTAHDELGALGLDSMGVVRLLVDVEDAYGVELPDDLLNESTFATVGSLWQTLATVWPPLR